A region from the Solibacillus sp. FSL H8-0523 genome encodes:
- the spoVAE gene encoding stage V sporulation protein AE — protein MGIGFTFLIAFVVGGLICVMGQLLMDIGKLTPGHTLSILVVVGAILDGFNLYEPLIDFAGAGATIPITSFGNSLTHGALAEAEKHGWIGVLTGMFEVTSSGISSAILFGFIAALIFKPKGKV, from the coding sequence ATGGGTATCGGGTTTACATTTTTAATTGCATTTGTTGTTGGTGGACTGATTTGTGTCATGGGTCAATTATTAATGGATATTGGAAAGCTAACGCCGGGACATACTTTGTCGATTTTAGTTGTAGTTGGCGCTATTTTAGATGGTTTTAATTTGTATGAGCCGTTAATTGATTTTGCTGGAGCAGGTGCGACGATTCCGATTACGTCGTTTGGTAATTCACTGACACATGGTGCGTTAGCAGAAGCCGAAAAACACGGTTGGATTGGTGTTCTGACGGGGATGTTTGAGGTGACAAGCTCCGGAATTAGCTCAGCCATTTTATTTGGCTTTATCGCAGCCCTTATTTTTAAGCCAAAAGGAAAAGTCTAG
- a CDS encoding alpha/beta hydrolase-fold protein, which produces MEKGTVKDVAFFSNALNEELELLIYIPANYSPLYAYNILIASDGKDYFQLGGIPRLADQLIDDYIIENMIIVGVPYKDYADRKRKYIPTGDQFEAYMRFLAHELVPYLDEEFSTAQMGGGRALIGDSMAATISLMTAIHYPNIFGKAILQSPFIDEHVLNTVREAKNLDMLSLYHIIGLREKEVILKDKSVKDFLTPNRALHQLFLELGIDTFYEEFDGNHTWTYWKPDLKRALVEIFG; this is translated from the coding sequence TTGGAAAAAGGCACAGTAAAAGACGTTGCTTTTTTTAGTAATGCATTAAACGAGGAATTAGAATTGTTAATCTATATTCCAGCCAACTATTCCCCACTATATGCATATAACATTTTAATTGCATCGGACGGTAAGGATTACTTTCAGCTTGGCGGAATCCCGCGCTTAGCTGACCAGTTAATTGATGATTATATTATTGAAAATATGATCATCGTTGGCGTCCCTTACAAAGACTATGCGGATCGTAAACGTAAGTATATCCCAACAGGCGATCAATTCGAAGCCTACATGCGCTTTTTAGCTCATGAATTAGTTCCTTATTTAGATGAAGAATTTTCAACCGCGCAAATGGGTGGCGGTCGCGCGCTCATCGGAGACTCAATGGCTGCAACAATTTCTCTTATGACCGCTATTCATTACCCGAATATTTTTGGTAAAGCCATTTTACAATCACCTTTTATTGACGAACATGTTCTTAACACGGTTCGCGAAGCAAAAAATTTAGATATGCTATCGCTTTACCATATTATTGGCCTACGTGAAAAAGAAGTAATCTTAAAGGACAAATCCGTGAAAGACTTTTTGACACCGAATCGTGCGTTGCATCAACTGTTTTTGGAATTAGGGATTGATACGTTTTACGAAGAATTCGATGGTAACCATACATGGACGTATTGGAAGCCTGATTTGAAGCGGGCGCTCGTTGAAATTTTCGGATAA
- a CDS encoding YjcG family protein, whose amino-acid sequence MKYGIVAFPSKKIQDLANTYRKRYDPHYALITPHITLKDAFDADESQISEISKALEDISTRFAPLQIHASRISSFYPTTNTIFFRVEPTPQLESVHKSLQENIKYGAPKFVFSPHITIAQKINDSEHDDIFSQLRMFGVDEKDIIDRIHLLYQLEDGSWTTYDTYKLTGAE is encoded by the coding sequence TTGAAATATGGTATTGTTGCTTTTCCATCGAAAAAAATACAAGATTTAGCAAACACTTATCGAAAACGCTATGACCCGCATTACGCATTAATTACACCGCACATTACGTTAAAAGATGCCTTTGATGCGGATGAATCACAAATTAGCGAGATTTCTAAAGCATTAGAAGACATTTCGACTCGCTTTGCACCGTTACAAATTCATGCTTCTCGAATTAGTTCATTTTATCCAACAACCAACACCATCTTTTTCCGTGTAGAGCCTACACCTCAATTAGAAAGTGTGCATAAGTCCCTTCAAGAAAACATTAAATATGGTGCACCTAAGTTTGTGTTCTCACCGCATATTACCATCGCACAAAAGATTAATGACTCAGAGCACGATGATATCTTCAGTCAACTGCGTATGTTTGGCGTAGATGAAAAGGACATCATCGATCGCATTCATTTACTATATCAACTTGAAGACGGCTCATGGACAACCTATGATACCTACAAATTGACTGGAGCTGAGTAA
- a CDS encoding GNAT family N-acetyltransferase, giving the protein MFDVKLVTTDEDRERAFALRKEVFVKEQGVPLSLELDEHDATAIHFIVNDGEDTIATARLREIEPKIGKVERVCVLSSYRGKRLGVLIMKTVEQYAKSIDFKTLKLNAQSYAVPFYEKLDYVVTSPEFMDADIPHRAMEKEL; this is encoded by the coding sequence GTGTTTGACGTAAAATTAGTGACAACTGACGAAGACCGCGAGCGTGCATTTGCGCTACGTAAAGAAGTTTTCGTTAAAGAACAAGGCGTACCGCTTAGTTTAGAGCTAGACGAACATGATGCCACTGCGATTCATTTTATCGTCAATGACGGTGAAGATACAATCGCAACAGCACGTCTACGTGAAATTGAGCCGAAAATCGGCAAAGTGGAGCGTGTTTGCGTACTTAGTTCCTACCGTGGAAAACGTCTTGGCGTATTAATCATGAAAACAGTGGAGCAATACGCAAAAAGCATCGACTTCAAAACATTAAAACTAAACGCGCAAAGCTATGCTGTGCCGTTTTATGAAAAGCTAGACTATGTCGTAACGTCTCCAGAATTCATGGACGCCGACATCCCACACCGCGCCATGGAAAAAGAACTTTAA
- a CDS encoding YjcZ family sporulation protein produces MSGYGGWQQDYNYESPGYGGNNSGTFVLIVVLFILLIIVGSVFI; encoded by the coding sequence ATGTCGGGATACGGCGGCTGGCAGCAAGACTATAACTATGAATCTCCTGGGTATGGCGGCAATAATAGTGGTACCTTTGTATTAATTGTCGTGCTCTTTATTTTATTAATCATTGTGGGTAGTGTGTTTATTTAA
- a CDS encoding stage VI sporulation protein F has protein sequence MEGSFSKRIEKKTGVNFDEIMALANALTHANFADEKQVRKIVKKVSRLANKPITKELEDNIVNSIVQDGQSLDFTKIEKMMK, from the coding sequence ATGGAAGGGTCTTTTTCAAAACGAATTGAGAAAAAAACAGGTGTGAATTTTGATGAAATTATGGCGCTTGCGAATGCGTTAACACATGCAAATTTTGCAGATGAAAAGCAGGTGCGTAAAATTGTGAAAAAGGTAAGTCGACTTGCGAATAAGCCGATTACAAAAGAGCTGGAAGATAACATTGTAAATTCTATTGTACAAGACGGCCAATCACTAGACTTTACGAAGATAGAGAAAATGATGAAGTAA